GTAAAGTCTTCGTATTTTTTAACAAGGTTCTTTACACTGATAATGGCATTGGTGTTGTCCATGGTATAAATGTAAGAAGGTTTAGAAGAATAGAAAACCTAATCCTTGCTAAACCTTCGAATATGTCGGTAAAATGATGTTTTAATCCGGTTGATCCCTAATTACCAGGCCAGTTCGCCTTTGATCATCTCAATGAAATCATCAAACAGGTAACGTGAATCGTGTGGACCTGGAGAAGACTCCGGGTGATATTGTACAGAGAACGCCTTTTTACCTTTTACCCTGATACCTTCGATACTTTGGTCATTCAGGTTAATGTGGGTGATCTCTACTTTGTCAGAATTTCTTACTTCATCCGGAACTACACCAAAACCATGGTTCTGAGAAGTCACTTCGCAGTGATTTTTGATAATGTTTTTTACCGGGTGGTTTAAACCTCTGTGTCCGTTAAACATTTTCATCGTTCCGATTCCGTTTGCTTCTGCCAGTAACTGGTGACCTAAGCAAATTCCAAACAATGGTTTATCTGCAGCCAATACCTGTTTAACCGTTTCGATTGCATAAGGCATTGCCGATGGATCACCGGGGCCATTAGAGATAAAGTAACCGTCAGCACCCCATTTGTCCATTTCCTCAAAGCTTGTTTTAGCAGGGAATACCTGTACATAAATATCTCTGTCGTCGAAATTGCGAAGGATGTTCTTTTTAATCCCAAGGTCTAAAGCAGCAATTTTGTAGGTTGCATCAGGAGAACCGTAGAAATAAGCTTCTTTGGTAGATACCTGAGAAGACAATTCCAGTCCGTCCATAGATGGAACTTCTGCCAGTTTCGCTTTCAGTTCTTCCAGGTCAGTGATTTCAGAAGAGATAATGGCATTCATCGCTCCTTTATGTCTGATATGACGTACCAAAGCGCGGGTGTCGATATCTGAAATCCCTACAATGTTTTCATTTTGAAAATAATCCTGAATAGATTCAGAGGCTTCTTTACGGCTAAATCCGATGTTGTAATTTTTACAAACCAGACCTGCAATTTTGATGCTGTCAGATTCTATTTCTTCTCTATGGATTCCATAATTCCCAATATGTGCATTGGTGGTGACCATGATCTGTCCGAAGTAAGAAGGATCAGTGAAAATTTCCTGATATCCTGTCATTCCGGTGTTGAAACAGATCTCTCCGGTAGTTGTGCCGATTTTTCCCGCAGCTTTTCCGTAGTAAACGGTGCCATCAGCCAATAACAAGATTGCAGGTAACTTGGTGTAGTTAGTCATTGTGTGTATAAAAATGAGAAATTATGGTGAAAAAAGAGAAAAATGATGGTTTATGCGTGATTTTGATCTCACTTCTGTAGTTAACAAATGTGCTGTTAAGTAACCCCTTCATTTCGGGATACAAAGATACGTTTTTGATGATTTAAATCAAGACTTTTTTTAACATTCTGTAAGAGACAGGGTAATGGATCGGGGAGGAGGACAAAGTATCCCCTCCTGATTCTGTCAGAAAAAGAATAAAAGTCGCTTTATTTCGGATGTAAAAACTAATTTTGCCCAAACTAAAATATAAAAACATGTCTGTAAATAAAGAAGTAAAACGGATAACTACCCATATTTTGCAAGCAATGAAGCAACGTGGAGAAAAGATCGCGATGTTGACTGCTTATGACTATTCTATGGCGACCATCCTTGATGATGCCGGCTTAGATGTATTATTGGTTGGAGACTCCGCTTCCAATGTAAT
This region of Pedobacter steynii genomic DNA includes:
- the carA gene encoding glutamine-hydrolyzing carbamoyl-phosphate synthase small subunit, encoding MTNYTKLPAILLLADGTVYYGKAAGKIGTTTGEICFNTGMTGYQEIFTDPSYFGQIMVTTNAHIGNYGIHREEIESDSIKIAGLVCKNYNIGFSRKEASESIQDYFQNENIVGISDIDTRALVRHIRHKGAMNAIISSEITDLEELKAKLAEVPSMDGLELSSQVSTKEAYFYGSPDATYKIAALDLGIKKNILRNFDDRDIYVQVFPAKTSFEEMDKWGADGYFISNGPGDPSAMPYAIETVKQVLAADKPLFGICLGHQLLAEANGIGTMKMFNGHRGLNHPVKNIIKNHCEVTSQNHGFGVVPDEVRNSDKVEITHINLNDQSIEGIRVKGKKAFSVQYHPESSPGPHDSRYLFDDFIEMIKGELAW